A window from bacterium encodes these proteins:
- a CDS encoding ComEA family DNA-binding protein produces the protein MPTFLRREQMVSLFLLGCLLVFSVYFYSTRAPLYKININTAGQAQLEALPGIGPTKAQWIIDYREHFGPFQTTEQIMKVKGIGAYTFFRFNDLITVGSRQ, from the coding sequence ATGCCAACCTTTTTAAGACGAGAACAGATGGTTAGCCTCTTTCTTTTAGGATGCCTGCTGGTGTTTTCTGTATATTTTTATTCCACCAGAGCCCCCCTCTATAAAATCAACATCAATACAGCCGGTCAGGCACAGTTGGAGGCCCTGCCCGGTATCGGCCCCACTAAGGCCCAATGGATCATTGATTATCGAGAACATTTCGGGCCTTTCCAGACTACCGAGCAAATAATGAAGGTTAAAGGAATCGGTGCCTATACCTTCTTTAGGTTTAACGATCTGATTACGGTGGGCAGCCGTCAGTAA